A single Gammaproteobacteria bacterium DNA region contains:
- a CDS encoding cation diffusion facilitator family transporter, with amino-acid sequence MSHSHHHHHHDDGHHHHHHHIGSGTVLVIALLLTLGFAAVEAVFGWLANSLALLGDAGHMLSDAAALGLAAFAAWLAKRPPSLRHSYGLVRAEAMAAMFNGLFMLAVIASIVWAAIDRLHQPQDVAGSTVIWVALLGMAVNIVVAVVLSRGEQNLNTRGAMLHVLGDLLGSVAALISGLAIYFWGWLWMDPVLSVLICVLILLSTLRLLREVVAVMMEAVPSHIDLGKVGAEMASVTGVKSVHDLHIWTLASGQQALSAHVVLDDLRHWPDVLKAQQHLLEHHYHIDHITLQPEVAVFTLSQHSLDDYHHSRNHPH; translated from the coding sequence CACCACCACCATCATCACGATGACGGTCATCATCACCATCACCACCATATCGGTAGTGGTACGGTGCTGGTGATTGCCCTGTTGCTTACCCTGGGATTTGCTGCCGTGGAGGCCGTCTTCGGCTGGTTGGCCAATTCCCTGGCCCTGCTGGGTGACGCCGGGCATATGCTTAGTGATGCAGCGGCGCTGGGGTTGGCGGCATTTGCAGCCTGGTTGGCCAAGCGACCACCGTCATTGCGTCACAGCTACGGTCTGGTACGTGCCGAGGCCATGGCGGCGATGTTTAATGGGCTATTCATGCTGGCGGTAATTGCCAGTATCGTCTGGGCGGCGATTGATCGTTTGCACCAACCGCAAGACGTTGCCGGCAGTACGGTTATCTGGGTAGCTTTGCTGGGTATGGCGGTCAACATTGTGGTGGCGGTGGTACTCAGTCGTGGCGAGCAGAACCTCAATACCCGTGGCGCGATGCTGCATGTGTTGGGCGATTTGTTGGGCTCGGTAGCCGCGCTGATTTCGGGGCTGGCCATTTATTTCTGGGGCTGGTTGTGGATGGACCCGGTATTGTCAGTGCTGATTTGTGTGCTGATTTTGTTGTCTACCCTGCGCCTGCTGCGCGAAGTCGTGGCGGTGATGATGGAGGCGGTTCCATCCCATATCGACCTGGGGAAGGTGGGCGCAGAGATGGCTTCTGTCACCGGGGTGAAGTCGGTGCACGACCTGCACATCTGGACCCTGGCTTCAGGACAGCAGGCCTTGTCTGCTCATGTGGTACTGGATGATTTGCGTCACTGGCCAGACGTTCTCAAGGCGCAGCAGCATTTGCTGGAACATCACTACCACATTGATCACATCACTCTGCAGCCTGAAGTGGCTGTATTTACCTTATCGCAGCATTCGCTCGACGATTATCATCACAGCCGTAATCACCCGCATTGA